A section of the Citrobacter farmeri genome encodes:
- a CDS encoding CaiB/BaiF CoA transferase family protein: MSKQSGVLSGVRVLDLTRVLAGPYCGMMLADFGADVIKIELPGKGDDSRANAPQINGESAYFMNLNRNKRGMTLNLKSEEGRQIFLDLVRDSDVVLENYRPGVMEKLGLGYEDLRKVNPAIIYGAVSGFGHTGPYAKRAGYDIIGQAMSGLMSTTGWPDTPPTRTGTAIADVVGGMSCAIGVLAAYVNRLKTGVGEKVDIALVDSMVSSLEIINIIYLNTGRIPTRIGNRYEAIYPYDSFQARDGYVIIACGNDKLYGLLKQVLQISALEDEKFKSNLDRVAHHAELKEIIECWTRDLDIDTIVTLLLDAGIPSAPINTIDRVTQDPHIAGAREMFVDIEHPVAGKITMTGNQVKFTHNKATIRMPAPTLGQHNYEVLKERLNYSDEKIEQLIRSGIL; this comes from the coding sequence ATGAGCAAACAGTCTGGTGTATTAAGTGGGGTTCGCGTTCTGGATTTAACCCGGGTACTGGCTGGCCCCTATTGCGGAATGATGCTGGCGGATTTCGGCGCCGATGTCATTAAAATCGAATTGCCGGGAAAAGGGGATGATTCGCGGGCTAACGCGCCACAGATTAATGGCGAAAGTGCCTATTTCATGAATTTAAACCGCAACAAGCGCGGGATGACGCTGAATCTTAAATCGGAAGAAGGTCGACAGATATTCCTCGATTTAGTCCGCGACAGCGACGTGGTTCTGGAAAACTATCGGCCGGGGGTGATGGAAAAACTGGGGCTAGGTTATGAGGATTTACGCAAAGTGAATCCGGCGATTATTTACGGCGCGGTTTCCGGCTTTGGTCATACCGGACCATACGCTAAACGCGCGGGCTACGACATTATCGGCCAGGCCATGAGTGGACTAATGAGCACCACCGGTTGGCCTGATACACCGCCCACCCGCACCGGAACAGCCATTGCAGATGTGGTTGGGGGAATGAGTTGCGCCATCGGCGTACTTGCCGCTTACGTTAATCGCCTGAAAACCGGTGTCGGTGAAAAAGTGGATATTGCGCTGGTCGACTCGATGGTGTCGTCTCTGGAAATTATCAACATTATTTACCTTAATACCGGACGTATTCCGACGCGTATTGGTAACCGTTATGAAGCGATTTATCCGTATGACTCTTTCCAGGCGCGTGATGGCTACGTCATTATTGCCTGCGGCAATGACAAATTATACGGTCTGCTGAAACAAGTCCTGCAAATAAGCGCCCTCGAGGATGAGAAATTTAAATCCAACCTCGATCGTGTCGCCCACCACGCCGAACTGAAAGAAATAATCGAATGCTGGACCCGAGATTTAGATATCGACACCATCGTGACGTTGCTGCTGGATGCCGGTATTCCTTCTGCGCCGATCAATACCATTGATCGCGTGACGCAGGATCCACATATCGCCGGAGCCCGTGAAATGTTTGTCGATATTGAACATCCGGTCGCCGGAAAAATTACAATGACCGGCAATCAGGTTAAATTCACGCATAACAAGGCAACCATCAGAATGCCTGCGCCAACGCTCGGTCAACACAATTACGAAGTGCTTAAAGAACGTCTGAACTATTCAGATGAAAAAATTGAGCAGCTAATTCGTTCAGGCATTCTGTAA
- a CDS encoding hydroxymethylglutaryl-CoA lyase: MSTFIQITEVGPRDGFQNIKTFIPTDLKIKIIDRLVEAGIGAMEITSMVSPKAIPQMRDAREVIQHVLTTHPHIIPSVLVPNVKGASLANEAGIKNINYVVSVSPAHNKANINRTHAESLEDLYNIRHTFADMTITLSLATVFGCPFIGETSRETLMDMIKFADDLGISAITLCDTIGVANPTQTLSVLHGIQQKFPKMDIGLHLHNTHGMALACMFAGVQSGITRFETAVGGLGGCPFAPGAAGNAATEDAVNMFNRMGLDTGISLPDLLDIANLIRSTIEPILLSSLSRARTYGEFNFCSEQF; the protein is encoded by the coding sequence ATGTCGACATTTATCCAGATTACGGAAGTGGGGCCAAGAGACGGCTTTCAGAACATCAAAACGTTTATTCCAACCGATTTAAAAATAAAAATTATCGATCGTCTGGTTGAGGCGGGTATCGGTGCGATGGAAATCACCTCGATGGTCAGCCCGAAAGCGATCCCACAAATGCGTGATGCCCGTGAGGTTATTCAGCATGTTCTGACCACGCATCCGCATATTATTCCATCTGTGTTAGTACCGAACGTAAAAGGTGCCAGCCTCGCTAATGAGGCAGGTATTAAAAATATTAACTATGTCGTTTCGGTCAGTCCGGCGCATAACAAGGCCAACATTAACCGGACCCATGCCGAATCGCTGGAGGATCTTTATAACATTCGCCATACCTTTGCGGATATGACCATCACGCTGTCGCTGGCGACGGTATTTGGCTGCCCGTTTATTGGCGAGACGAGTCGTGAAACGTTAATGGATATGATCAAGTTTGCGGATGACCTCGGGATTTCGGCGATAACCCTGTGCGATACCATAGGCGTCGCCAACCCGACCCAGACGTTGTCCGTGCTGCACGGGATCCAGCAGAAATTCCCCAAAATGGATATTGGTTTGCATCTGCATAATACCCACGGCATGGCGCTGGCCTGCATGTTTGCCGGCGTCCAGTCCGGGATCACACGCTTTGAGACCGCCGTCGGTGGACTGGGCGGGTGTCCTTTCGCGCCCGGCGCCGCCGGCAATGCGGCGACCGAGGATGCGGTGAATATGTTTAACCGAATGGGGCTCGATACGGGGATTTCCCTGCCTGACCTGCTGGATATCGCAAACCTGATCCGCAGCACGATCGAGCCGATATTGTTGAGCAGTCTTTCGCGTGCCAGAACCTACGGTGAATTTAATTTTTGCAGCGAACAATTCTGA
- a CDS encoding MFS transporter has protein sequence MMNNNIGKPKMTHYRWWVMSFIFVTYTVANADRANIGFAIPFIQEEFQISNTMAGLLISLFFAGYAFFQIPAGYLIKKFGMRNAFAMGMLLTSVFTGLMGMVNNIFLLKILRFMVGVCESPVVIGSTVTINQWFPPKEKGTATGLFLAGSKFGPLIVPPLCAWIITVWGWRYIFVFFAIPGMLLAIFWYLMVRNKPEESRFVNEQEVAYIREEQLPATTQEAAAPVAHVFNYCWLDKLIRTKQVEELSSSKQVFRCWDIYGVALGYFSMVGIVSVLMSWLPKYLITERGFDLTSSAALAAAPFLGTVMGNFIGGVLSDRVLNKRRKPLMLLSAGATIFTMYSLVYAPESKIVLSLMLFLLGLMLSLGYSAYSVYAMGRANKDIYPIAYSVINMGGQLGGMCMPLIVGIILDAYNWDAVFMAMTGFCVLCFILVSTVIEPLSKNMKVNYR, from the coding sequence ATGATGAATAATAATATCGGGAAACCGAAGATGACCCATTACAGATGGTGGGTTATGAGTTTTATCTTTGTTACCTACACCGTGGCTAACGCCGACCGTGCGAATATCGGCTTTGCTATTCCGTTTATTCAGGAAGAGTTTCAAATCTCGAATACCATGGCCGGGTTGTTGATCAGCCTGTTCTTTGCCGGATATGCTTTTTTTCAGATCCCTGCCGGGTATTTAATTAAGAAATTCGGGATGCGTAATGCCTTTGCGATGGGGATGTTATTAACCTCCGTATTTACGGGGTTGATGGGGATGGTGAATAACATTTTCCTGCTGAAGATCCTGCGTTTTATGGTGGGCGTCTGTGAGTCGCCGGTGGTCATTGGCTCGACGGTGACCATTAACCAGTGGTTCCCGCCGAAGGAGAAAGGGACGGCGACCGGGCTGTTTCTGGCGGGATCCAAGTTTGGTCCGCTGATCGTTCCGCCGCTGTGCGCATGGATAATCACTGTCTGGGGATGGCGATATATTTTTGTCTTCTTTGCTATTCCGGGCATGCTGCTGGCGATCTTCTGGTATCTGATGGTTCGCAATAAGCCGGAAGAAAGCCGCTTCGTTAATGAGCAAGAAGTCGCTTACATCCGCGAAGAACAGCTTCCGGCGACGACCCAGGAAGCCGCCGCACCGGTTGCGCATGTGTTCAATTATTGCTGGCTCGACAAGTTGATTCGCACAAAGCAGGTTGAAGAACTGTCCAGTTCAAAACAGGTCTTCCGTTGCTGGGATATTTACGGTGTCGCGCTGGGATACTTCTCGATGGTGGGGATCGTCAGCGTGCTGATGTCCTGGCTGCCCAAGTATCTGATCACCGAGCGCGGATTCGATCTGACGAGTTCTGCTGCACTGGCAGCGGCACCATTCCTTGGGACGGTAATGGGCAACTTTATTGGCGGCGTTCTTTCCGATCGGGTGCTGAACAAGCGGCGTAAACCGCTGATGTTGCTCAGTGCCGGGGCGACGATTTTCACCATGTACTCGCTGGTTTATGCGCCGGAAAGCAAAATTGTTCTGTCACTGATGCTGTTCCTGCTGGGGCTGATGTTGTCGCTGGGCTATTCGGCTTACTCGGTCTATGCGATGGGACGGGCGAATAAAGACATTTACCCGATCGCTTATAGCGTGATCAACATGGGTGGACAGTTGGGCGGAATGTGTATGCCGCTGATTGTGGGCATTATTCTGGATGCTTACAACTGGGATGCGGTGTTCATGGCGATGACCGGGTTCTGTGTTCTGTGCTTTATTCTGGTCTCCACGGTCATCGAACCGCTGTCGAAAAATATGAAGGTTAACTACCGGTAA
- a CDS encoding DUF4280 domain-containing protein encodes MSCPAVCTGAMIQCSFGIAPSTLNVLPVNRTLVNNLPMANIMDNQPFVNILPFGMCSSLANPTVAAATAAALGVLTPMPCIPATIAPWAPGSPTIMVGNAPALNAQSRLICAWGGVIQISFPGQVTTMVS; translated from the coding sequence ATGAGTTGTCCCGCCGTTTGTACCGGAGCCATGATTCAGTGTTCGTTTGGCATTGCGCCTTCGACGTTAAACGTCCTGCCCGTCAACCGTACACTGGTGAATAACCTGCCGATGGCAAATATTATGGATAACCAACCGTTCGTTAATATTCTGCCCTTTGGCATGTGCAGCAGCCTGGCTAACCCTACGGTGGCGGCGGCCACCGCCGCCGCGCTGGGCGTGCTTACGCCAATGCCATGTATTCCCGCAACCATCGCCCCGTGGGCGCCCGGGTCGCCAACAATCATGGTCGGCAACGCTCCGGCACTGAATGCGCAGTCCAGACTCATCTGCGCCTGGGGTGGGGTGATTCAAATCAGTTTTCCGGGACAGGTGACGACGATGGTGAGTTAA
- the tssA gene encoding type VI secretion system protein TssA, with translation MEQIDALLIPISPDNPCGESIRYSPEFDRLVSARQEDDESLPTGVWQSTPRRADWEEVARLASHLTTSRSKDLVVMSWLGDAWIRLHGLPALPQALALLTRALEQYPEALHPQIREGDYDYRAAPLSWVAQHYAMLVANTPLFEVDGESIALSQWQQGHHPSPPFSEASRPVAEALEASLQWLQRLNAVCQHWPEASAPSFHVLEQKIKTCQQALGSAPPEDTLTAEVNKPPTVSSSGTFANREEAYQMLRQVASYLQRTEPHSPVPYLLERAWAWGHMPLPELLQELISGDESARRLWRQLGVLP, from the coding sequence ATGGAACAGATAGACGCGTTACTTATTCCCATTAGTCCGGACAACCCCTGTGGGGAGTCCATCCGCTATTCGCCCGAGTTCGATCGGTTGGTCAGCGCGCGCCAGGAGGACGATGAATCCTTGCCCACCGGCGTCTGGCAGAGCACACCACGGCGTGCCGACTGGGAGGAGGTCGCCAGACTGGCCAGCCACCTGACCACCAGCCGCAGTAAAGATCTGGTAGTGATGTCCTGGCTTGGCGACGCCTGGATCCGCCTGCACGGTCTGCCCGCTCTGCCGCAGGCGCTGGCGCTGCTAACGCGGGCGCTGGAACAGTACCCGGAAGCGCTGCATCCGCAGATCAGAGAGGGGGATTATGATTATCGCGCCGCACCGCTCAGTTGGGTGGCGCAGCATTACGCCATGCTGGTTGCCAATACCCCGCTGTTTGAGGTCGACGGTGAAAGCATCGCACTCAGCCAGTGGCAGCAGGGTCATCATCCCAGCCCACCGTTCAGCGAGGCCAGTCGCCCTGTAGCCGAAGCGCTGGAGGCCAGTCTGCAATGGCTGCAACGCCTGAACGCAGTCTGCCAGCACTGGCCAGAAGCGTCCGCCCCCTCCTTTCACGTACTGGAACAAAAAATCAAAACCTGCCAACAGGCGCTGGGCAGCGCACCACCAGAAGACACGCTGACAGCGGAAGTTAATAAACCGCCGACGGTCTCGTCCTCCGGCACCTTCGCCAATCGCGAGGAGGCCTATCAGATGCTTCGCCAGGTTGCCAGCTATCTGCAACGTACAGAGCCGCACAGCCCGGTACCTTATCTGCTCGAGCGCGCCTGGGCCTGGGGACACATGCCTCTGCCTGAATTACTTCAGGAATTAATTAGCGGTGATGAATCTGCCCGCCGACTCTGGCGGCAACTGGGGGTGCTACCATGA
- a CDS encoding type VI secretion system protein: protein MTQPWLSLTIVVLVLLAVTLWYVWWQWQYRNDAFIRAQKEIQRANGGQDPYDSTRILMLGNEEDNRLLCRTWSLTDGMESWFGQWWYNAQCSLLCAPHSLQATGKTRLIRQNDWQKMVAALVKSRPQRPLDALILTLPLAELQGDAYAYLSERCQQIQQVCGLSLPIYLLISGMEAQDGVRTLLRQLPPQAQGYAIGSAISCPREAVWKPQWIDDALENTRFSLRQTVTELGALRGRTSASLFRLPEFFPSLAAALHAGFDGLLSSNARDEPPLLRGIWFVAHHMANEKPQMAFCQPLLRDKILAERGLALPVRRLLRLNLRRHFTLLAGYSALCVVWLVVMIWRWPSQHTNALLLHNELQSLATQIAPGDTPGERSAARYWRMVNDVPQWHFRSFIWPGSLFSRTDSKLSATFHHATLRSLLAPAINSICVQHQSARRGDSLRERDDLLAEERYRRILFLLEQTKQMETRYLPLLQLTQVKRPTVQTLAEVSSTVWGVNVEVAALPATSELNEMLATLPLSQMNLADASELTQRNSEQFIRETRRWLEQIYDNASLEIYAGQLDDLLLTFTSDGEINADFVRLLMRQISRLQNALTTLNSLSQDAAHSPARLALDTLLTQAQALRLLDRTAIHELLNDEEQLRQRLMAQIDRSPLHFSTLTAQSAQGDFQLSPDILALQKSLRDLLNQPFWQQGAGQLPPESLGYPGDQ from the coding sequence ATGACGCAGCCGTGGCTGTCGCTTACAATCGTGGTACTGGTGCTGCTGGCAGTCACGCTCTGGTACGTCTGGTGGCAATGGCAATATCGCAACGACGCTTTTATCCGCGCGCAAAAGGAGATCCAGCGCGCCAATGGCGGACAGGATCCTTATGACAGCACCCGGATCCTGATGCTGGGCAACGAGGAGGACAACCGTCTGCTGTGCCGCACCTGGTCGTTAACCGACGGTATGGAGTCCTGGTTCGGGCAGTGGTGGTATAACGCGCAGTGCAGCCTGCTCTGCGCGCCGCATTCGCTGCAAGCCACGGGGAAAACTCGGCTGATCCGACAGAACGACTGGCAAAAGATGGTGGCGGCGCTGGTGAAAAGTCGCCCTCAGCGCCCGCTGGATGCGCTGATCCTGACCCTGCCGCTCGCGGAGTTACAGGGGGACGCATACGCTTATCTGTCAGAACGCTGCCAGCAGATCCAGCAGGTTTGCGGCCTCAGCCTGCCCATTTATCTGTTGATCAGCGGTATGGAAGCGCAGGACGGTGTGCGAACGCTACTGCGTCAACTTCCGCCCCAGGCCCAGGGATACGCCATCGGAAGCGCGATTTCTTGTCCCCGGGAAGCCGTCTGGAAACCGCAGTGGATTGACGATGCGCTGGAAAACACCCGCTTCTCACTGCGCCAGACGGTTACTGAACTCGGCGCGCTCAGGGGCAGGACGTCAGCATCGCTGTTTCGCCTGCCAGAGTTTTTTCCGTCGCTGGCGGCGGCGCTACACGCCGGTTTCGATGGGCTGCTGAGCAGCAATGCCCGCGATGAGCCGCCGCTCCTGCGTGGGATCTGGTTTGTCGCACATCATATGGCGAACGAAAAACCGCAGATGGCGTTCTGCCAGCCTCTACTGCGTGACAAAATCCTCGCGGAACGCGGGCTGGCGCTGCCGGTACGTCGCCTGCTGCGGCTTAATCTGCGCCGCCATTTTACGCTTCTCGCGGGCTACAGCGCACTGTGCGTCGTCTGGCTGGTAGTGATGATCTGGCGCTGGCCGTCTCAGCATACCAACGCCCTGTTGCTGCATAACGAGTTGCAAAGCCTCGCGACGCAAATTGCTCCTGGCGATACCCCCGGGGAACGTTCTGCCGCGCGGTACTGGCGGATGGTGAATGACGTCCCGCAGTGGCATTTTCGCTCGTTCATCTGGCCGGGCTCGCTGTTCAGCCGTACCGACAGCAAACTGAGCGCCACCTTTCATCACGCCACCCTACGCAGCCTGCTGGCACCGGCAATCAACAGCATCTGCGTGCAACATCAGAGCGCGAGGCGCGGCGATAGCCTGCGCGAACGGGACGACCTGCTGGCGGAAGAGCGTTACCGGCGGATCCTGTTTTTACTTGAGCAGACGAAGCAGATGGAGACCCGCTATCTGCCGCTGCTGCAACTGACACAGGTCAAACGCCCCACGGTGCAGACACTGGCTGAGGTCTCTTCAACCGTCTGGGGCGTTAATGTGGAAGTGGCTGCCCTGCCCGCCACGTCTGAGCTTAATGAAATGCTTGCCACGCTCCCCTTGAGCCAGATGAACCTGGCCGATGCCAGCGAACTGACCCAACGCAATAGCGAACAGTTTATCCGCGAAACCCGGCGCTGGCTGGAGCAAATCTACGATAATGCCAGTCTGGAGATCTATGCCGGACAGCTCGACGACCTGCTGCTTACTTTCACCAGCGACGGGGAGATTAACGCGGATTTCGTGCGTCTGCTGATGCGGCAGATAAGTCGACTGCAAAACGCCCTGACCACACTCAATAGTCTCAGTCAGGACGCGGCGCACTCCCCTGCGCGGCTTGCCCTGGACACGTTGCTTACCCAGGCGCAGGCACTGCGTCTGCTCGACAGGACGGCTATTCACGAACTACTCAACGATGAGGAACAATTACGTCAACGGTTGATGGCCCAGATTGACCGCTCTCCACTGCATTTTTCCACGCTGACCGCGCAATCCGCACAGGGTGATTTTCAGCTCTCCCCCGACATTCTGGCGCTGCAAAAAAGTTTACGCGATCTGCTAAACCAACCATTCTGGCAGCAAGGCGCGGGGCAGTTGCCACCGGAGAGTCTCGGCTATCCTGGCGATCAGTAG